The following is a genomic window from Sedimenticola thiotaurini.
GCGCCCTGCGAATGCTGGTGGTGCTGCATTTCCACGGGCTGGGTTACACGCCGCTGGAGATCGCCCTGCTGTTCCTGTTCTACGAGATCTTCGGGGTGATTACCAACCTGGTGGGGGGCTGGCTCGGTGCCCACCTGGGCCTGAATCGCACCATGAATATCGGTCTGTTCCTGCAGGTAGTGGCGCTCTCAATGCTGTTGGTGCCGGCGACCCTGCTCACCGTGCCCTGGGTGATGGCAGCGCAGGCGTTGTCGGGGATCGCCAAGGATCTGAACAAGATGAGCGCCAAAAGCGCCATCAAGTTGCTGGTGCCGGGTGACGCCCAGGGCACTCTGTACAAGTGGGTGGCGATCCTGACCGGCTCCAAGAACGCCCTCAAGGGGGCCGGTTTCTTCATGGGTGGCGGGCTGCTGATGTGGATCGGTTTTCGTGGTGCGGTGGTCGCCATGGCGGTGATGCTGACACTGGTCTGGCTGCTCAGCCTGGTGCTGCTGAAAAAGTCCCTGGGTAAGGCAACAACCAAGCCCCGCTTCCGGGACATCCTGTCCAAAAGCCGTGCGATCAACCTGCTCTCGGCAGCCCGTATGTTCCTGTTCGGCTCCCGGGATGTCTGGTTTGTGGTGGCGTTGCCGGTTTTCCTGTCCGGAACACTGGGTTGGGACTACTGGCAGACCGGTGGATTCCTTGCCCTCTGGGTGATCGGCTACGGCCTGGTACAGGCGTTTGCGCCGCGCATTACCGGGAAGGCGGCGGGCCGGGTGCCGGATGGGCGGGCTGCCATTATCTGGGCTGCACTGCTGACCCTGCTGCCGGTGTTGATTGCCGTTGGACTGTCTACTGAACTGGACCGGGCAACCGTGCTGATCGCTGGCCTGCTGCTGTTCGGCGCGGTGTTCGCGGTCAACTCTTCGCTGCACAGCTACCTGATCGTGAGCTATGCCAGTAGTGACGGCGTCTCGCTGGACGTGGGTTTCTACTACATGGCCAACGCCATGGGGCGGTTGATCGGTACCCTTCTGTCCGGCTGGGTGTTCCAGATGGCCGGCCAGGGGAGCGCCGGATTAGCGGCCTGTCTCTGGATCTCCGGTGCCATGTTGGCCCTGACCGTTCTGATATCCTTTGGACTGCCCCGCTTCCGTGTCGAAAAGGAGACGGCTTGACCTGCGGGTAATCCGGGTCAAACTGGTAACCGGTGTGGCGGCTGGGCCTCGCCGGTTAACGAACGGCGGTTTTTGGGGTCGAATGGCAGAACGGCAGTCAGCGACGAAGAGGAGATTATGGCAAAAGACAAACTGGTCAAAACATCCAACCGTTCCGAAATTGACGCCTTCCTGAAAAAAGTGGCCACTACACCGGTGCGAAAGCCAACCGGTCGCACCGGGCGCCTGATCTTCGCCATGGACGCCACGGCCAGCCGGGAGCCTACCTGGGACCACGCCTGCCACATCCAGGCCCAGATGTTCGAAGAGACCGCGGCGCTCGGTGGTCTCAGCATCCAGTTGTGCTTCTACCGGGGGTTCAACGAATTCAGCGCCAGTGACTGGTTATCCAATAAAACCGATCTGCAGCAGCGCATGCTGGCGGTACACTGCCTCGGTGGCCATACCCAGATTCGCAAGGTTCTGCGCCATGCCATTCGTGAAACCCGTGAGAAGCCGGTGGACGCAGTGGTATTCGTCGGCGATTGCCTGGAGGAAGAGGTGGACGAGTTGTGCCAGTTGGCGGGTGAACTGGCGCTGCACAATGTGCCGGTATTCCTGTTCCAGGAGGGGAACCAGCCCGCCGCAAAGCGGGCCTTTAAACAGATCGCCCGGCTGACCGATGGCGCCTACTGTCCGTTCGATGCCAGCAGTGCCCAGCAACTCCGTGACCTGCTGAGTGCGGTGGCGGTCTACGCGGCGGGTGGCCGCCGTGCACTGGAAAACTTCAGCAAGACCCGGGGAGGTGTGACCAAGCTGCTCACCAGCCAGATCAACAAGGGTTAGCCACCGGGTCGACCTGCCCCATGCGGCGGGTAGTCCACGGCCAGACAAAAGCGCAAGCTTTCTCACCGGCGACTGGTTAGAATAAATCGGCAAACGGCGGTAACACCGTCTGGCTATGTTTCGGTAACAAGGCGTTTGAGTGCCCGTGCGAATACTGATTATTCTGGCGGCGATTGTCGGTTGCTATCTCGCCTTTCGCTGGTTTTTCAAACAACCCCCCAAGACCCGGTTGCAGGCAGCGGCCATTACCTTTGGCCTGCTGTTCATCGCGCTGGCCGCCACCGGTCGCCTGAACTGGGTGTTCGCCCTGGTGGGTGCGCTGCTACCTTTTGTCCAGCGTCTGCTGCTGCTGTTGTTACGATATGCGCCTTTTCTGCAGCGCATCTATCAGCTGTACAAGGGTGCCCAGGTGGGCCGGGCAACCGGGCCATCCAGCGGCCAGCAGTCGGTGGTGGAGAGCCGTTTTTTACGCATGACTCTGGATCACGACACTGGCGAGATGAGCGGCGCGGTGCTGGAGGGGACTTTTGCCGGTCGGCGTCTGGATCAGCTGACCATGGAGCAGCTGATGGAACTGCTGGCCCAATGTGCCCGGGAAGATGAGGAGTCTGCGCAGCTGTTGCGCGCCTACCTGGACCGGGTGCATGGGGATGAGTGGCAGGACGCCCAGGCATCGCAGGGAGAATCCGCTTCAACGGCAGCGTCCGGCGGCATGACTCGACAGGAGGCTTACGAGATTCTCGGCCTGGATGAGGGCGCCAGCGAGGAGGAGATCCGTGCCGCCCATCGCAGTCTGATGCAGAAACTGCACCCGGATCGTGGCGGTTCCACTTATCTGGCTTCGAAGATCAATCAGGCCAAGGATCTGCTGCTGAACGACTAGCCGGCAGCAAGGGTATCGCCTCAGAGGTCAACGCCAAACAGTCGCCCTACCCCGGCAGTCAGTGCCATGGCGAGGGCGCCCCAGAAGGTTACCCGGACCGCGCCAACCGTTATCGATGCGCCACCCACCCGGGCCGCAATACCCCCCAGCAGGGCCAGAAACAGCAGTGAAAACAGCGCCACAAAGAGAATCAGCTGATCCCCCGGCAGGCTCCAGGCGACCAGCAGCGGCAGGGCTGCCCCGATGGTGAAAGTGGCGGCGGAAGCGAACGCCGCCTGAACTGGCCGGGCGTTACCGGTTACCGAGATGCCTATCTCATCCCGGGCATGGGCATCCAGGGCATCGTGGGCCATGAGCTGTTCAGCCACCTGGCGTGCCAGGGTCGGCTCAAGGCCCCGTCCTTCATAGATGCTTGCCAGTTCGGCCTGTTCAAACTCGACATCCTGCTCCAGGGATCGCTTCTCCATGGCCAGATCGGCCTTTTCCGTATCGGACTGGGAACTGACCGAGACATACTCTCCGGCTGCCATGGACATGGCGCCGGCGACCAGTCCCGCCACGCCGGCCAGCAGAATCCCTTCCTGGCTGGTGCTGGCCGCGGCCACACCGATAATCAGACTGGCGGTGGAGACGATGCCGTCGTTGGCGCCCAACACGGCGGCCCTTAACCAGCCCGATCGGTGTGAGCGGTGCGCTTCACTGTGACTCATAAACGTTCCCGATAAAACCCGATTACCTGTTCTGTAAAGTCCCGGCCGAATCCCGGTCAGGTGCCAGCCACACCAATCAGCAGTTTGCCAAAGTTGTGTCCCTCCAGCAGGCCGACCACGGCTGGTGGTGTCTGCTTCAGACTGTCCACCAAAGACTCTCTGATACTAACCCATGCCCTCTAGGCGGGCGTATCGCTCATGGGGCCCGACTAGAGGGATCAAGCCTGAGATAGCGTACCCGCGCCAGCGGCGCACCCCGGCCAGGTTGGGGAATGGCGTTTTCCAGCCGCTGGGTGGTGGCCATTTCAGAGTGCCCCTTCAAGGATGGTGCGGCTCACCTCGGGGGTGATGGATTTTTGTTCACCGAGCGCCGTCATGCCGTGGGCGATCAGTTGATCCACGACCTTATCGATGGTGTCCGGCCCCAGATCGTAGTCAGACAGACGGGTCTTGATGCCGAGGGATTCGAAGAACTGCACGGTGCGGCGGATCGCCGCGTCGATACGCTCATTCTCATCACCCTCGTTAAGCTGCCAGACGCGGCTGGCGTATTGCAGCAGCTTGGCGCGCTTCTGCTCCCGCTGCACATTGAGCAGGGACGGCAGGACAATGGCCAGGGTGCGGGCGTGGTCAATGCCGTGCAGTGCGGTCAGTTCGTGGCCGATCATATGGGTGGCCCAGTCCTGGGGTACGCCGGCGCCGATCAGTCCGTTCAACGCCAGGGTGGCGGTCCACATCAGGTTGGCCCGGGCGTCGGCATCCTGTGGCGTCTCCAGCGCCAGGGGCCCCACCTCAATCAGGGTCTGCAGCAGGCCTTCGGCAAACCGGTCCTGGACCCGACCGCCCACCGGGTAGGTCAGGTACTGCTCGACGATATGGACAAAGGCATCCACCACGCCGTTGGCGATCTGCCGGGGTGGCAGGGTGTAGGTCTTGGTCGGATCGAGGATGGAGAATTGCGGGAACACATGGTGGCTCAGGAACGCCAGCTTGGCCTGGGTCTCCCGACGTGTGATGACAGAACCGCAGTTCATCTCCGAGCCGGTGGCGGGCAGGGTGAGCACGGTGCCGAAAGGCAAGGCGCCCGCCACGTTGGTGCCGTGGTTCAGCAGGATCTCCCAGGGATCGCCGGCAAAGTTGACCGCCGCGGCGACGAACTTGGTGCCGTCAATGACCGAGCCACCACCCACCGCCAGCAGAAAATCCAGGTTCTCATTGCGGACCAGGGTGACCGCTTCCATCAGCGTCTCGTAGGAGGGGTTGGGCTCGATGCCGCCGAACTGGTGGACGGTTCGGCTCCCAAGCGCTTCTGTGACCTCATTCAGGGTGCCGTTTTTCCGGGCGCTGCTGCCGCCGAACAGTACCAGGACGCGGGCGTCGGCCGGCACCAGGTCGGATAGCCGGGCGATGGTGTCATCACCAAAGACAATTTTGGTGGGGTTGTAAAATTCAAAATTCAGCATGGGTTCCTCAATTATCGGACCAGTTGTCTAGCATTTGGATAAATCAGGTGCTGCAAACGCAACCAGATTCGAGGGTTTGTGGTTAAGTATAGAGTGACTGGCGGTTCAACCCGTCTGTCTGAGCAGTTGCCGGGTGGTGGCCATGGCCGCTTCCAGGGCAGTCTGGTCGTGGCGGATCTTGGTCAGCACCGTGGCCCCGAGCCACAGGTTGTAGAGTGTCAGGGCACTGTTGGCCGCATCCAGATTCCCGGGCAGAGAGCCATCCGCCTGTCCCTCCTCGATACATTCGCTGATCAGTTGAATAATGCGGCTGGTGCCCCGCTCCAGGGCGGTGCGCATCGATTCAGAGAGGTCGGACACTTCACTGCCCAGCTTTACCGCCAGGCATTTGCCTGCGGTCCCCTCACCGGACTGGGTCTCCAGCCACAACTGCCAGTACTGCATCAGGCGTTCCGCGCCGCTGCCCTGGCCGCTCTTCAGCAGTGTTCTCAGGCGTGCTTCGTAGTCGGTAAAGTAATCCTCCAGCAACGCCTCGCCGAATGCTTCCTTGGACTTGAAGTAGTGATAGAACGACCCCTTGGGTACGCCGGCCGCCGCCAGCAGTTCACTCAGCCCGACGGCGGTAAACCCCTTACCCAGAATCAGGGGGTTGGCGGTATCGATTATATGTTGGCGTATGTCAGTCGGTTCGGTAACCATGGGTGTACCCTACTCTCAATTAGACCGGTCGTCTAGAGATGTGTGGCAGCGATCTGTCATGGCGAGGGCACCGGCCTATCCGGCTGGCCGTTTGCTGCCGGATCGGGTTCCGCTATGATCAACGGGATCAGGCGGAGAACCAATGATGATGAAAGACGAGCTATTCGGGAAACTGCACGGCTACTACCTGGAAGATATCACGGTGGGTATGGAGGCGGTTGTCTCCAAGACCATCAGCGAGGCCGACGTGCTGATGTTCAGCGCTGTCTCCGGTGACGATAATCCACTGCATATGAACCGGGAGTTTGCCGAATGCACCCGCTTTAAAGAGCGTATTGTGCATGGTATGTTGACCACCAGTCTCTGGTCGACTCTGGTGGGGACGCGGCTGCCGGGCCCCGGTTGTGCCTACCTGGGGCAGCAGATCAATTTTCTCAAGCCGGTACATATCGGCGATACGGTAACGGCCAGTCTGACCGTCACCCGTATTGAGCCGGACAAGCAGCGTGTCTACCTGGATGCGGCGGCGTGGGTTGGCGAGACGCTGGTGGCGAATGGCGAGACACGCACCTGGGTGCCCCGTCGAAATAGCTGATTATGCTAACCCGGTGGCAAGGATCACCACTCACTG
Proteins encoded in this region:
- the arsJ gene encoding organoarsenical effux MFS transporter ArsJ yields the protein MLKQLSPAVRQYLLVTGNYWAFTLTDGALRMLVVLHFHGLGYTPLEIALLFLFYEIFGVITNLVGGWLGAHLGLNRTMNIGLFLQVVALSMLLVPATLLTVPWVMAAQALSGIAKDLNKMSAKSAIKLLVPGDAQGTLYKWVAILTGSKNALKGAGFFMGGGLLMWIGFRGAVVAMAVMLTLVWLLSLVLLKKSLGKATTKPRFRDILSKSRAINLLSAARMFLFGSRDVWFVVALPVFLSGTLGWDYWQTGGFLALWVIGYGLVQAFAPRITGKAAGRVPDGRAAIIWAALLTLLPVLIAVGLSTELDRATVLIAGLLLFGAVFAVNSSLHSYLIVSYASSDGVSLDVGFYYMANAMGRLIGTLLSGWVFQMAGQGSAGLAACLWISGAMLALTVLISFGLPRFRVEKETA
- a CDS encoding DnaJ domain-containing protein: MRILIILAAIVGCYLAFRWFFKQPPKTRLQAAAITFGLLFIALAATGRLNWVFALVGALLPFVQRLLLLLLRYAPFLQRIYQLYKGAQVGRATGPSSGQQSVVESRFLRMTLDHDTGEMSGAVLEGTFAGRRLDQLTMEQLMELLAQCAREDEESAQLLRAYLDRVHGDEWQDAQASQGESASTAASGGMTRQEAYEILGLDEGASEEEIRAAHRSLMQKLHPDRGGSTYLASKINQAKDLLLND
- a CDS encoding VIT1/CCC1 transporter family protein, with protein sequence MSHSEAHRSHRSGWLRAAVLGANDGIVSTASLIIGVAAASTSQEGILLAGVAGLVAGAMSMAAGEYVSVSSQSDTEKADLAMEKRSLEQDVEFEQAELASIYEGRGLEPTLARQVAEQLMAHDALDAHARDEIGISVTGNARPVQAAFASAATFTIGAALPLLVAWSLPGDQLILFVALFSLLFLALLGGIAARVGGASITVGAVRVTFWGALAMALTAGVGRLFGVDL
- a CDS encoding iron-containing alcohol dehydrogenase yields the protein MLNFEFYNPTKIVFGDDTIARLSDLVPADARVLVLFGGSSARKNGTLNEVTEALGSRTVHQFGGIEPNPSYETLMEAVTLVRNENLDFLLAVGGGSVIDGTKFVAAAVNFAGDPWEILLNHGTNVAGALPFGTVLTLPATGSEMNCGSVITRRETQAKLAFLSHHVFPQFSILDPTKTYTLPPRQIANGVVDAFVHIVEQYLTYPVGGRVQDRFAEGLLQTLIEVGPLALETPQDADARANLMWTATLALNGLIGAGVPQDWATHMIGHELTALHGIDHARTLAIVLPSLLNVQREQKRAKLLQYASRVWQLNEGDENERIDAAIRRTVQFFESLGIKTRLSDYDLGPDTIDKVVDQLIAHGMTALGEQKSITPEVSRTILEGAL
- a CDS encoding TetR/AcrR family transcriptional regulator, producing the protein MVTEPTDIRQHIIDTANPLILGKGFTAVGLSELLAAAGVPKGSFYHYFKSKEAFGEALLEDYFTDYEARLRTLLKSGQGSGAERLMQYWQLWLETQSGEGTAGKCLAVKLGSEVSDLSESMRTALERGTSRIIQLISECIEEGQADGSLPGNLDAANSALTLYNLWLGATVLTKIRHDQTALEAAMATTRQLLRQTG
- a CDS encoding MaoC family dehydratase; this encodes MMMKDELFGKLHGYYLEDITVGMEAVVSKTISEADVLMFSAVSGDDNPLHMNREFAECTRFKERIVHGMLTTSLWSTLVGTRLPGPGCAYLGQQINFLKPVHIGDTVTASLTVTRIEPDKQRVYLDAAAWVGETLVANGETRTWVPRRNS